The following proteins come from a genomic window of Papaver somniferum cultivar HN1 unplaced genomic scaffold, ASM357369v1 unplaced-scaffold_65, whole genome shotgun sequence:
- the LOC113343738 gene encoding uncharacterized protein LOC113343738 isoform X1, producing the protein MGHKKRNPGLRHKPTSAKPSASATTVVSVTAEEVVEDGVIEDEKLLTLGYPNEQNYNVMDDSLFSCIKVECEKALTALRRGNHTKALRLMKEASLRYESIGLIHRVQGTICVKVAALIEDPNVKQRHIKNAIESARRAVSLSPNSIEFAHFYANLLLESVNESKVGYDEIIHECDRALSIQNPIDPAKESLQDESQHKLLTPEERIDYVQQELRNLIQRANIASISNWMKNLNNGTGEKFQLIPVRRITEDPMEASLAQARRPNEIKKATKTPEERRKEIEVRVAAARLLQQKPDLLPVENDEGRDIDSSLGTHKVVERRKHLNLRKIASFSDRMNHVKSFWDSMALEKKQSLLHVSIEDLKSHFRSSKDSLMLETLLEALLFVQDKKTWKFWVCCCCSEKFTDGDSHMQHVVREHMGSLSPNLQSVLPQEVDTDWTRMLQYGSWKPVDSSVAFKMAEDRSNCRSSKLLNGYYSRNDDDDDDVDDDERRNASTTDNWYSRDTWDSDEEKELTMDGDQMAMCSNGSLVESGRHENVSSWEEYDNTRWLKSFPITKSWPTCEDTERAKLLENIHVMFQSLIRHKCLAASHLNKVIQYTMDELQRLAPGSQLSNLGLDQTPRCICFLGASQLSKVLKFLQELSHSCGLSRYPDKASLTYEKPSDAKEPEIKEIVVLSRDSSFLFLGERLFRSSGYEKGCSMSYGDAAATPFPFSDNDDCLPLDSSALLSWIFSGPSSGEKLASWIRLREENSHRGLEFLQMLEKEHYLLQGLCERKCEHLSYDEALQAVESLIFEELRKREHVTRFASRSLEAVVRKRQEELTERESDVMSIGSRFELEALSSVLKEAQSLSIAPFGYEETLSGVTTRLCDTDYGEDDDWRMYDVLHQADNCIQVALRRQKEQLSVELSKIDARIMRNVTGMQQLELKLGPLSSYDFRAIILPLVKSFMRAHLEELVDKDATERSEVAREAFLAELALDSKKGNHKGGDSKHIQEKMKDKKKNRDHRKAKNLKASGGSEQLPHKITAEKTHFPVTNDSQPDSEIVVGVVGDDLSREEEDYRRQIELEAEERKLEETLEYQRRIENEAKQKHLAELNKKESGRMLDSVAAEFSVELNPIVYDLDASEKLGNRNPVSFPCNGGSGDSWGRVDHGASSSGAFSVDNQELEHSNSRENSMGRDMVLTSESWVVSNSKPENLREPFEEPSAGIPYLAEDSIGVSISSTNGTMVSTEASASSVAHTSKRTNNQSQIGVEQVINSGSPNNGFPPSERRVGRQRRRRNSSTSVVEGSSRSLSSDKGIRDTGSLQNECCIKDNAGAGDQRTHVGTGDPCFVDTGAKSLRELHAEEDDEERFQADLKKAVRQSLDTFQARQFSSVILGPRVLLPETATSSDELRVSQGEIIFGSLNGTDVLGTGLKNEAGEYNCFLNVIIQSLWHLKRFREEFLGKSILSHLHVGDPCAVCALYDIFMALSTASTDKRTEAVAPTSLRVALSNLYPDSNFFQEAQMNDASEVLAVIFNCLHRSFTSDSSEFDVECEESNCNGSWDCATKACIAHSLFGMNIFEQMSCYNCKLESKHMKYTSFFHNVNASALRTAKQIMCADSSLDELLNIVEMNHQLACDPESGGCGKHNYIHHFLSTPPHVFTAVLGWQNTCESADDIKATVAALTTELDVAVLFRGLDPGNKHRLVSVVCYYGQHYHCFAYSIEQDRWTMYDDRTVKVIGGWDDVILMCERGHLQPQVLFFEAMN; encoded by the exons ATGGGGCATAAGAAACGGAACCCTGGTTTACGACACAAACCCACTTCAGCTAAGCCCTCTGCCTCTGCCACAACTGTAGTTTCAGTAACGGCAGAGGAGGTAGTTGAAGATGGTGTTATTGAAGATGAGAAGTTGTTAACACTCGGTTATCCTAATGAGCAGAATTATAATGTTATGGATGATTCATTGTTTTCTTGTATCAAAGTTGAATGTGAAAAAGCCCTAACAGCACTACGAAGAGGGAATCATACAAAGGCTTTAAGACTTATGAAGGAGGCTAGTCTTCGGTATGAGAGTATTGGTTTAATTCATCGAGTTCAAGGGACTATTTGTGTTAAAGTTGCTGCCTTAATTGAAGATCCAAATGTCAAACAAAGACATATTAAGAATGCGATCGAGTCTGCAAGAAGAGCTGTTTCATTGTCGCCCAACTCGATTGAGTTTGCTCATTTTTATGCTAATTTGCTGTTAGAATCTGTAAATGAGAGTAAGGTTGGGTATGATGAGATTATTCATGAGTGTGATAGGGCACTCTCTATTCAGAATCCTATCGACCCAGCGAAGGAGAGTTTGCAGGATGAGAGCCAGCACAAATTACTAACACCCGAGGAACGGATAGACTATGTTCAACAGGAACTTCGTAATCTTATTCAGAGAGCCAACATTGCGTCAATTTCAAATTGGATGAAGAATCTAAATAATGGGACGGGCGAAAAGTTTCAGTTGATTCCAGTGAGACGGATAACCGAAGATCCTATGGAGGCTAGTTTAGCTCAGGCTAGACGGCCTAATGAGATCAAAAAAGCAACTAAGACACCTGAGGAGAGAAGGAAGGAAATTGAAGTACGTGTAGCTGCTGCTAGGCTGTTGCAACAGAAACCTGATTTGCTTCCTGTGGAGAATGATGAAGGTAGAGACATAGATTCATCTTTGGGGACTCACAAAGTGGTTGAGCGACGTAAGCATTTAAATTTGCGGAAGATTGCATCCTTCTCAGACAGGATGAATCATGTTAAATCTTTTTGGGATTCAATGGCCCTTGAGAAGAAGCAAAGTTTGCTCCATGTGAGTATTGAGGATCTCAAGTCCCATTTCAGGTCATCAAAGGATAGTTTGATGCTAGAGACTCTGTTAGAAGCCCTGTTATTTGTGCAGGATAAGAAGACGTGGAAGTTCTGggtgtgctgctgctgcagtgaGAAGTTTACTGATGGTGATTCACATATGCAACATGTGGTGAGGGAGCATATGGGTAGCCTCTCTCCAAATTTGCAGTCGGTATTGCCTCAAGAAGTTGACACTGATTGGACTAGGATGCTTCAATATGGCTCATGGAAACCCGTTGATTCTTCTGTTGCTTTCAAAATGGCTGAAGATCGATCAAATTGCCGATCTTCTAAACTCTTGAATGGTTACTATAGCaggaatgatgatgatgatgatgatgttgatgatgacgaGAGGAGGAATGCCAGTACAACTGACAATTGGTACTCAAGAGACACATGGGATTCCGATGAGGAGAAGGAGTTGACAATGGATGGTGACCAAATGGCAATGTGTTCTAATGGAAGCTTAGTTGAAAGCGGAAGGCATGAAAATGTTTCCAGCTGGGAGGAATATGATAACACTAGGTGGTTGAAATCATTCCCCATCACAAAATCTTGGCCAACATGCGAGGATACTGAACGCGCAAAACTCCTTGAGAATATCCACGTGATGTTCCAGTCTCTTATTAGACATAAATGTCTCGCAGCAAGCCATCTTAATAAAGTCATTCAATACACAATGGACGAGCTTCAAAGACTTGCTCCTGGTTCACAGCTTTCAAACCTTGGTTTGGACCAAACACCTCGCTGTATTTGTTTCTTGGGAGCTTCCCAACTTAGCAAGGTCCTCAAATTTTTGCAGGAGCTTTCTCATTCTTGCGGATTAAGTAGATATCCTGATAAGGCCAGCTTAACATATGAGAAACCAAGTGATGCTAAAGAACCTGAAATCAAAGAAATAGTTGTTCTGAGCAGGGATTCATCATTTCTTTTTTTAGGGGAGCGTTTATTTAGAAGCAGTGGTTATGAGAAAGGTTGCTCCATGAGTTATGGTGATGCAGCAGCCACTCCTTTTCCCTTTAGTGATAATGACGATTGTCTTCCACTCGATAGCAGTGCTCTGTTATCCTGGATTTTCTCAGGCCCTTCGAGTGGGGAAAAGCTTGCTTCATGGATCCGTCTGAGGGAAGAAAACTCCCATCGTGGATTAGAATTTCTTCAGATGCTTGAGAAGGAACATTACCTCTTACAAGGCTTGTGCGAGAGGAAATGTGAGCATTTGAGCTATGATGAAGCTTTACAAGCAGTTGAGAGTCTCATTTTCGAAGAGCTTAGAAAAAGAGAGCATGTTACTAGATTTGCCTCTCGTAGTTTGGAGGCTGTCGTTCGCAAGCGTCAAGAAGAACTTACTGAAAGAGAAAGTGATGTTATGTCCATCGGTAGTAGGTTCGAGTTGGAGGCTCTATCAAGTGTTCTCAAAGAAGCACAGTCTTTGAGTATTGCACCATTTGGATACGAAGAAACTCTGTCTGGTGTCACTACTCGTTTATGTGATACAGATTATGGAGAAGATGATGACTGGAGAATGTACGATGTTCTTCATCAAGCAGATAATTGCATTCAAGTAGCACTGCGGAGACAGAAGGAACAGTTGTCTGTAGAG CTCAGCAAAATTGATGCCAGGATCATGCGAAATGTCACTGGCATGCAACAGTTAGAGCTTAAGCTTGGACCCTTGTCTTCCTACGATTTTCGAGCGATTATTCTGCCTCTTGTTAAGTCATTCATGCGG GCACATTTGGAAGAACTAGTTGACAAAGATGCTACAGAGAGATCTGAAGTTGCAAGAGAAGCATTTTTAGCTGAACTTGCACTTGATTCTAAAAAGGGTAATCACAAAGGCGGTGATTCTAAACATATCCAAGAGAAGATGAAGGATAAGAAAAAGAACAGGGATCACAGAAAAGCTAAGAATCTAAAG GCAAGTGGTGGTAGTGAGCAGCTTCCCCACAAAATAACTGCGGAGAAGAC TCACTTCCCTGTTACCAATGATAGTCAACCGGATTCAGAGATCGTAGTTGGTGTTGTTGGTGATGACTTATcacgagaagaagaagattatagGCGTCAAATTGAGCTTGAAGCGGAGGAAAGAAAGCTTGAAGAAACTCTGGAGTATCAAAGGAGAATCGAGAATGAGGCAAAACAGAAGCACTTAGCTGAATTAAATAAGAAGGAAAGTGGAAGAATGCTAGATAGCGTGGCAGCCGAATTCTCTGTTGAATTAAACCCCATCGTCTATGATTTAGATGCTTCCGAGAAGTTGGGAAACCGTAACCCAGTAAGCTTTCCGTGCAATGGTGGTTCCGGTGATAGTTGGGGCAGGGTTGACCATGGGGCATCTTCTTCTGGTGCCTTCTCTGTGGATAATCAGGAACTTGAACATAGTAATTCCAGAGAGAATTCCATGGGGCGTGACATGGTCCTAACTTCTGAAAGTTGGGTTGTCTCTAATAGCAAGCCTGAAAATTTGCGTGAACCTTTCGAAGAGCCCTCCGCGGGCATTCCTTATTTAGCAGAAGATTCAATAGGTGTCTCTATAAGCAGTACAAATGGGACCATGGTTTCTACAGAAGCCTCTGCCAGCTCAGTTGCCCACACTAGTAAAAGAACAAATAATCAATCTCAAATCGGAGTTGAGCAAG TCATCAACAGTGGATCTCCCAACAATGGTTTTCCGCCTTCCGAGCGCCGGGTGGGAAGACAACGTAGACGGCGTAACAGCTCTACCAGTGTTGTTGAAGGAAGTTCCCGAtccttgtcttctgataaaggTATTCGTGACACTGGAAGTTTGCAAAATGAATGTTGCATCAAAGATAATGCTGGTGCAGGGGATCAGAGGACTCATGTTGGTACTG GTGATCCATGTTTTGTAGATACTGGAGCAAAATCACTGAGGGAACTGCATGCTGAAGAAGATGACGAGGAAAGGTTCCAGGCCGACCTTAAGAAAGCCGTCCGTCAAAGCCTTG ACACATTTCAAGCACGTCAATTTTCATCAGTAATTCTTGGACCAAGAGTGTTGCTTCCAGAAACAGCCACATCATCAGATGAGTTGAGAGTTTCACAAGGTGAAATCATTTTTGGCAGCTTAAATGGAACGGATGTATTGGGAACAGGATTAAAAAATGAAGCTGGTGAATACAATTGTTttttgaatgtcatcatacag TCCCTATGGCATTTAAAACGGTTTCGCGAAGAGTTCTTAGGAAAATCAATTTTATCACATCTTCATGTTGGGGATCCTTGTGCTGTATGTGCACTATATGACATTTTTATGGCTTTAAGCACGGCATCTACCGATAAGCGAACTGAAGCAGTTGCTCCTACCTCTTTGAGAGTTGCTCTTAGCAACTTGTATCCAGATAGTAATTTCTTTCAAGAG GCACAGATGAATGATGCCTCTGAAGTATTGGCAGTAATCTTTAACTGTCTTCATAGGTCATTTACATCTGATTCTAGTGAATTTGATGTTGAATGTGAAGAAAGTAATTGCAATGGGTCTTGGGACTGTGCAACCAAAGCTTGCATTGCACATTCTCTTTTTGGGATGAACATCTTTGAGCAGATGAGTTGCTACAATTGTAAGTTGGAGTCGAAACATATGAAGTACACTTCATTCTTTCACAACGTCAATGCTAGTGCTCTTCGAACAGCAAAG CAGATTATGTGTGCGGACAGCTCTCTTGACGAGCTTTTGAATATCGTAGAGATGAATCACCAGTTAGCATGTGACCCAGAGTCTGGTGGCTGTGGAAAACATAATTACATCCATCACTTCCTTTCAACTCCACCTCATGTGTTCACAGCAG TGCTTGGTTGGCAGAATACGTGTGAGAGCGCAGATGACATCAAGGCAACGGTGGCAGCTCTAACCACTGAGTTAGATGTTGCTGTCCTATTTCGGGGGCTGGATCCAGGGAACAAACACCGTCTAGTTTCAGTG GTATGTTATTATGGCCAACATTATCACTGCTTTGCATACAGTATTGAGCAAGACCGGTGGACAATGTATGATGACAGAACtgtcaag GTAATTGGTGGATGGGATGATGTTATTCTCATGTGTGAAAGAGGGCACTTACAACCTCAGGTTCTTTTCTTTGAAGCTATGAACTAG